In Pseudorasbora parva isolate DD20220531a chromosome 1, ASM2467924v1, whole genome shotgun sequence, the DNA window CCCCCAGCAAATACACCTTCAATTCTTGAGTTTTCTCTAATTTGAATGGCCAATGGCTCTAAAAAGATAGTGAATAATAGTGGACTTAAACTGCACCCTTGACGTGTTGATctggaaatataaaaaaaagaagaaagcaCCCCATTTGTAAACACAGCTGCCTTTGGTCCCGAATACAAGATTCTAATCCATCTGCTGAATTTTCCATTTAAACCGAATTTCGCCAGGGCTGTAAACAAGAAGCTCCACTCTACCCTGTCGAAAGCTTTCTGGGCATCCAGAGATATAGCTAACACGGGATTAACATTATTTCTATTCATCCATAAGAGATGCAGTAATCTTCTCATATTATCGGACGCAGATCTGTTCTTGATAAAACCTACCTGGTCTTTATGAATAATTTGTGGCAATACAATTTCTAACCTTGTTGCTAACACTTTGGATAATATTTTACAATCGACATTTATTAAACTTATTGGTCTATAATTGGCTGGATCAGTTAAATCTTTGTCGCCTTTTGGAATTAGAGATATTACTGCCTGGTTAAAACTTTCAGGAAGTGATCCATATTCAAACGCTTCATGAAGTACTTCAGTCAAAAATGGGCAGAGTATGTCTATAAATTTTTGGTAGAATTCAGCTGGAAAGCCATCTATCCCAGGTGACTTTCCAGATTTCATTGCACCAATGGCCTTCTTTACTTCAACCTCTGTTAAAGGAGTTTCCAGTTTGTCCTTATCATTTTGTGAGATCTTTggaattgttattttttttaaaaaagcatcCATCTGATCCTTATTAACCATGTTCTCAGATGTATACAAGCCttgataaaacattttgaaagccATATTAATATCTGAGGAAGATGTAACCAATGTATCATCCTTTTTGATTGCAGTAATCACATTCTGATTATCTATTTGTTTAAGTTGTCTTGCCAATAACCTTCCCGTTTTTTCCCCATTCTCATAGAAATTAGTTTTAAGCCGGAAAAGAGCATACTCTGCCTTCTTGTTATAGATTTCATGAAAACTAAACTTAAGCTGACAAATCTCTTTAAATTTACCATCATCAAATTTCCCTGCTATTTGTTTTTCCAAAGTACCTATACGTTCCTCCAAAGTTTGGATCTTTGCCTTATTTTCTTTAACTCTTTTGGAGCTGAAAGCTAAACATTTACCACAAACAAATGCTTTCAGTGCATCCCACACTGTGGCTAACCCGTTAGTAGACCCAACATTTATCTCTAGAAAATACTTGATATCCTCTTTTAATGTTGACACAAATTGTTCATCCTGCAGTATGCTTGAATTCAATCTCCAGCTtcctttacagtttttctcaaccTTTAAATTTATACGTAATTCCACAGGTGCATGGTCCGTTAAAGCAATAACACCTATTTTACAGTTCAATATTAAGTCAACACATGAATTAGAGATCAAAAAATAGTCTATTCGGGAATAAGTTTTGTGGCAGTGAGAGTAAAAGGTGTATTCCCTATCCAGAGGATGCACCAGTCTCCAAATGTCCACTAAACCAACATCTTCTTTTAAAGAATTTAATGCCAGACCTGTTTTAGTGATTAAAGTTACATTATTGACACTCCTATCAATATATTCATCCggaacattattaaaatctccACCTAATAAAACATGTCCTTGCAAGCTTCCCAGCATCTTATTAACCTTATGTATAAAATTTGGTTCATCTCTATTTGGAGCACATATGTTGCATAAAACAACCTGAACGCCATTAATAAGTGCCTGTAGGCATAAATAACGTCCATTTTCGTCCTTGAATTcttgtaataaaacaaaattaagtcTTTTGTTAATAAGTATCGTAACACCGCAGCTTTTACATGATACTGAATTATGAAATACTTTCCCAACCCAATCCCTTTTTATCTTCAAGGCCTCATTTCATTCAAAGTGTTTCTTGAATATATGCAAAATCAGTGTTATGAGACTTAAGATAACtgagtatttttttccttttgatTGGTGTGCTGCACCCATTTATGTTCCATGATACAATATTAACATCTATATTGCCCATTATTACACCATGGCTAGTTATGTATCAGCCCTGCATCTTCCAGTCTACAACCATTAAACAAATATTGACAGCTTTGTGTGAAccaaataataaataagaatACCTCACTTTGGAAACCATTACTGGAAcaaacaaaaagcaaaactagCACTGTCCTAAAAACAAACATAACAGTGCAGATGCCTTCCAGGCAGAATGAAAGTTATTTCTGGTCCGTGTGGGTCCCACAGACAGCAGCATCTGCTGCAACACCATTCAGGGTAGCTCCCATTTTAGTCATTTCGGCAAACAGAACGCTTATGCCCATCTTTGACGTTTCTTCTTGGTTAGCATATGCATTGTTAACTGTTGCAGAGCTAACATTGGCGTCACTCACCGTAACAGTAGGCAATCGAGTTTGTACACTCTTCTTCTTGGACCCCATGGACATGCTTCGCAATGATATCAAGTTTAGTGAATTAAGAAATTACCACCGACCAAAACCGTGTTGTTTGGGAGAGATTAAGTTGTTTAAAAGCGGCaaagggcggcagtggctcagtggttcatgtaggttgtctacaaaccagaaggttggtggttcaatccccggttccacttgaccaagtgtcgaagtgtctataagcaagacaccgaaccccagctgctcccgacaagctggatggcgccttacatggctgacatcgccgtcggtgtatgaatgggtgaatgtgaggcaaaaatgtaaagcgctttggataaaagcgctatataaatgcagtccatttccaTTTAAAAGCAGTATTAGTTTGACGGGGTTCGGAACTCTGCTAAAGCGCAGCCATTTCCTGGTACCTCACCACGTGACTCCCCAatttcatcatcattattaattatatattgggttatgattttgccattatgacttGTTGAAGTGAGATTCTCAATTGATTCAGCCaacaattttatttacattatttatttaaacttaCTCATTTGtggattatataatataaaaaacagaataaaacaGACAACAtacacaatttattcaaaatgtaggcctacttatATATCAAGAGTTCTGAGGTCAAAAACGTTTAATTTATGTGAAGAAAAGGCCCAAAAGCAATCAGTCTCCATACGCAGCGCCCCGGCTTCACAATGAAGAGCCACAGGTACAGCACAGGCAGTGCCGGCCCGTGAGGTTGTGGGGCCCTAGGCATGATCATAAAAATTGGCCCCATtggagtaaaaaaagaaaataaaaagatCTTGAGATTGAGGGGCTCCCCAAGATAAGACGGGGCCCTAGGCGAAAGGAAAGGCCGGCTCTGAGCACAGGTATGACAGATGAGATGTCTGATGTTTCTCATGAACTTGATCTTCAGTAAAAGCAGACGTCACTAATATCTGATATATTGAAACTATTAAATGTGAAGAACGGGTTCATTGAGATGTTTAAGAGATGAACTTCCAGAAATATGACCTAAACTTACCTCTGATCAGACTATAAATTACATTCATTTctgtaattaaaacattaatattaaaatttcaattctaaaatattttttatatattaatcctagttagtgatgtccggttcgcgaacgaatcgttctttttaaccggatctttatagtgaaccggtcgaaccagttcaccaaatcgaactgaatcgttctaaacggttcgcgtctcaaatcagggctgatcccacaaatactgtagatattaactttctgccatcagtgacagtctctcaaactagaaataaaacgaatatcttgaagtagatgttgtaactccaatcgttagctgaagtgagacatgttttgctgagagatctgatgaactcacgagcagctgatactgagcatgcgcgtgtaaccgaacATACCGGTTCTCggatcctcggatcagcagCACAGAGTcaaaaccgtttctatcggacacgttcgatactgagaaccgatgagccgacgagctgcgcatgcgtgttatttgttcagaggaacgaaataaaggttaagtgtataaaactaatcacgtttggaaacattataacaaagctgtctgtattattttaaagttttggaaacaatagattgtaaaagggtcaaattaaacatttatttgttttatcaataatgcataatattttcaggaacagcttttatcttatttaatttctaagtcgataaagattttaaaatagatgtaatcaaaacagtatgtttgatatagactattcagcttgcagcagttcgcagctcagcaccctgagctcagcacacacacacacacacacacacacacacactgatacagcgagtcagatcgaccggttgcaacggatcaccggtacagaatcgagaaccgtttctatcggacacgttcgatctttcggacatgttcgattctgagaaccggtgagctgagatactgagcatgcgtgagagcggcgtaaccgaactgtttctctcggactgggacagctgatgctgataatacaagAGCCCGGGTGAacactgaggatttgtgtaagtaggcctattatgccaatgtatgtttatttaatccgtgtaaaacatcagtgtttgcacgacagtgacagtgacagtctctcaaactagaaataaaactaatatcttgaagtagatgttgtaacaatcgattcagttcgatttggtgaactgtatttagtgctgttgcaaaacataaatgaaaaaatgtttccaagatgatgatgatgtcaattataattattactatactaagttttgattacaaatactttatatggatgtgtttgaatgtattgtcatccgccgggatgatagaaatgacgtcattacgtaaagacgtaaaagaaccggtgatccggtttttttaaccggatcattgaaacgaactgtccgaaagaaccggttcgcggaaaagaaccgaacttatGTAATTCATCGGCTAAACAAACCTAGTAATTCCTCCTTTCCCTTCATGTGAGATGTAAGATGAAAGCTCTTTTGACCGAAAGCGTGTgtggctcttaaaagagcctTTGTGGGTGTTGAGCTGAGAGCGGCTTTACTTTGAGCTGGTGTATTTGGTCACAGCCTTTGTGCCCTCAGACACGGCGTGTTTGGCCAGCTCCCCGGGCAGCAGCAGACGCACGGCGGTCTGGATCTCTCTCGATGTGATGGTGGAGCGCTTGTTGTAGTGAGCGAGACGAGACGCTTCACCGGCGATGCGCTCGAAGATGTCGTTGACGAAAGAGTTCATGATTCCCATCGCCTTGGAGGAGATGCCGGTGTCGGGATGAACCTGCTTCAGGACTTTGTACACGTAGATGGCGTAGCTCTCCTTCCTGGACCTCTTGCGCTTCTTTCCGCTCTTGCCGGCGGTTTTAGTGACGGCCTTCTTCGAGCCCTTCTTGGGCGCGGACTTCGCTGGCTCCGGCATTATGCTtcgatcagagaaactcaaagaACAATAAAACTGCGTTACTACAGGCGGGTTTATATGCTCTGCCCTATGCTAATATCAGAAGAGAAGAAGAGAAGAAGGACTTCTTCTTGGGCGATTTGGCCGGGGCGCCAGCAGCCGGGACTGGGGCGGTTTCTGccatctctatctctctctgatCGGATCTAAAGTCTTTCAAACGCGGTCTGGTTTGAGCAATGAATAGCGCTCGCGCGGCGCTGCTCTTTAATTACACATGCGAACCTCATAGACTCAACCCGCCCCTCACGCGTCTGTGCGCGTCCACGAGCCGCTCACGCTTGTGTTTTCTTCTCGAACATTTCAGGAAAAACTGAAGCGGTAAAATAGTTTGTCACAGTCGAATCAAAGTGAACAGCAAGCAGAGGTTCTGGCCTTTCATCAGAGACTCAAATACGCGGAGAGGATATGTTACTTTTGCCTTCGTCAGGTCAAATCCAAGGCGAGCATCAGCCACGGCGAAACtctaaagaaataaagaaattcAGCTTCTGAAGAATGATCATCTGTGGAGCTAATatgagtcacacacacacacacacacacacacacacacacacacacacacacacacacacacacacacacacacacacacacacacacacacacacgtgttaaTGTTCATGTGCTTCAAACTGCACAAAACATAACTACACCTGTATATGAACGCCATTATAAAGAGCACAACTCTTCAATGTAACAAATATGACCTGAATTTTTTAATTAGGGACATTCGATTATATACGGTTTAACAACGGTTGATTAGACTGTGAAGCATCAatgggaagaagaaaaaaaaattatattaaaattaaatattaaatattttttgcttctaaatgaaacgtggctagaagaaaactgtagtgcaacagtcctaaatgaagcagcccctcctaactttacttttatgagtgtttgcagagctgttaggagaggtgggggtgttgctgctctttttaaagatgtctttcaatgtaagcaagtatcatttggtgactatttgtctctagaatatctgggtattgtgttaaaaggttctccacgcatcctgcttatcattgtttacaggcctccaaagtactctccagcctttattgaggaatttacagaactgttatcaataatttcctcagagttcgactgttttgctattgctggggattttaacattcacatagataatattgaatccagtacaacaaaagagctcatgactgttcttaacacttttgatttgacacagcatgtaaatggacccacacacaatcgtggacacaccctagatttacttatcagtaagggtctaaacatttcatcgattgttattaaggatgtggcactgtctgatcatttctgtattttctttgacatatcaATCACTCCtcccattgaagctagatctgtctctgtcaaaaagagatgcttaaatgagaacactaatgcgctgtttatgaaggctttatctctaaaaccaagcatatctgcagactctgttgattttctccttgactcctttaactcaaaagttaagagtgtaatggATGATATTGCCcctctgaaagtcaggaaaaagagttgcaaacaaaaggcaccatggagaaactcaacagcagttcaaataatgaaaagacaatgcagaaaatctgaacgaaagtggcggaagacaaaacttgtagtccattataacatctataaagacagccttcatgctttcaatgttgaactaggcaaagctagacagaccttcttctcaaatattataaacaaacacataaacaacacgcgcactctttttgctactgtagacagactaacaaaccccccgagtcacattcccagagaaatgctctcagacagcaaatgcagtgagtttgcttccttcttctcggagaaaatcaaaaatatcagaaaggtgatcagcacatcctctagttgctctggggtcagtcagatcagaccaaaccctcggaaaattactatgtctgatttcaaaacaattgacggtaaaattttagaagacacagtacagcatcttaaaacatcaaactgtgccctagacacactccccacttcttttttcaaaagtgtgtttaactgtttggaagcagatctcctagaagtggtgaactcctcacttctctacgggacttttccaaccgcccttaaaactgcaatagttaagcctcttctgaaaaagagaaatctagataactccatactgagcaactacagaccaatctcaaatctccccttcataggcaaaatcatcgaaaaagttgttttcaatcaactaaacaaattcttaaactcaaacggattctttgacaattttcaatctggtttccgaccgcatcacagcacagagacagcgctcataaagattataaatgatattcgcttgaatactgatacaggcaaaacatcaattctggttctactcgatctcagtgctgcattcgacactgttgaccacaacatacttctagacaggctggaaaactgggtcgggctttctgggatggtcctcagatggttcagatcatacttagaagggagaggttattatgtgagtataggagaccataagtctgagtggacgtccatgacatgcggagtcccacaagggtcaattctagcacctctcctgtttaacctgtatatgctgccactgagccaaataatgaaaaagaacaatattgcttaccacagctatgctgacgacacccagctctacttagcactgtcacctaatgactacagccccattgactcgctgtgcaaatgcattgatgaagttaacaactggatgtgccaaaactatcttcagttaaacaaagacaaaaccgaaatcactacatttggaaacaaagatgaaattctcaaggtgaacgcgtatcttgaggctaaaggtctgataacaaaaaatcaagtcaggaatcttggtgtgattttggagtcagacctgagtttcagtagtcatgtcaaagcaataactaaatcagcatactatcatctgaaaaatattgcaaggattagatgttttgtctccaggcaagacttagagaaactggttcacgctttcatcaccagtagggtggactattgtaatggccttctcactggccttcccaaaaagaccattagacagctgcagctcatacagaacgctgctgccaggattctgagcagaaccagaaaatatgaccatatcacaccagtcctcaggtctttacactggcttccagttacatctaggatcgattttaaagtactattacttgtttataaatcactcaatgagctaggacctcaatacatcgcagatatgctgattaaatacaaacccaacagatcactcagatcagcaggatcaagtcagttagaaataccaagagttcactcaaagcaaggagagtctgcctttagctattatgccagcctcagttggaaccggcttcctgaacagatcagatgtgctccaacagtagccacattcaaatccagactcaaaacacatctgtttagctgtgcatttgctgaatgagcactgtgccactgtacgtctgactgattgcaccttatctatgcatcattttttaaataattttttataactgttttagtttacctgttcttttctttggttatcatcattttattacttttaattctctttacattgtattctttttcttatgcattttttagccctattttaattcctttctatgtaaagcactttgaattgccattgtgtatgaaatgtgctatataaataaacttgccttgccttgccttgccttgcctaaaaTAAATTACACATGTATTATGTTTTAAATTCTAATTTAATATgtctttaattatttatttctgtattCTTGACTATCATAGTCACAacttaaagagcatattgcaaGTAATCTTTCTAaattaatatacagtataacCTTAGTATATGCATCTATGGAAAATAAataagttccctttcggggaactcgagctgcgtcgaaacgctgtgagaacgcctctgcgttaatgcgtcgtgaagcgcctgtagaaccattccatcggaaaaaagatcgatcgtcggcgtgatgacgtcatcgaccggaagctataaaacgtccgtgaaaacaaacaggaactagcttctgagccttcagcaagcgatctgtgtgaacctgtctgtctatttggtgtttttgtctgtctatatcagagattttccacccttttgttaaatattgcagtatatattaacaaacaaagagaaaataaaatagatagagtaaatatggcgagtgaaagcagttttaagaagtgtgttcatccctgcccacgctacatcacgggcggggatgcacactctctttgtgtagcctgcttgggagcgcagcatgcccaggcagccctcgagggggctgcttgcgagcactgtgagcgtatgccactgagaacgctgcgctcccgccgggcactcttcgaggagggtgcctcggctcgtgttccccgcggctctggtcccgctgccgccgaggcggagcggaggctgcagtcgtggggatcacaattggatgttgcagaggggttagagacgggcgctgccttatctctgccctcacctgctccatccagcggctcttctcggggcatggaagcacgcatggcggtttcttcccccccgagagagtcgccggtacttcatctgtccagctctgaggaggtggacgttgaaagtatcgatactgaagactcgccacttcagtcccctgctagtgaggagctagttgaggttttgacgcgagcagtggccagattaaacatcgactggcccactgaaagatctgaggcaggaagaaaacgtcatagcaagctagacgaacgcttcctgccgactcgcgcttcagaacctcagcgacggggcctgccgttcttccacgatttgcacaccgaggtggcaagatcgtggaagagaccggcatcatatcgtgtcttcagcccgcagacttcggtctacagcaacatttgcgggctgagacagtatggttatggggcgatgccaaaggtcgaagagacgcttgcgagccatctctcgccttcctctgcatcgtcccttaaggccccgactttacccaccagacctttaaaaacaacgtcggcgttggtgggtaaagcgtactcggcggcgggtcaagcggctgcatgcctgcacacgatggctatcgtgcaggcataccaggctgacctgctaagggatctggacagtagtgatgctgtggggggagatattatcACTGAATTAAGATCTTCagctgatttagctctccgggccaccaaggagacggccagatgtgtgggccgctccatggcagcattggtggctacggagaggcatttatggttaaaccccacagacatcaaggagagggagaaagcctttctgcttgatgcgccgctttctcctggaggcctcttcggtgacgcagttcacactgtcaccgagaggttccaggagtcgaaaaagcaagctgcggcgctcaagcagttcctccctctccgggtccaggtccctggggctgctgctgataccaccaagcagcccaggccgagtacgagctcctcacacagggctcaacagaagcagagcgtcgctgcccgagctccccctcagcgtggggacgaggggcggcgctctcagacgagcccttcgaggggcagggctgatctgcggacag includes these proteins:
- the LOC137080044 gene encoding histone H2B-like — translated: MPEPAKSAPKKGSKKAVTKTAGKSGKKRKRSRKESYAIYVYKVLKQVHPDTGISSKAMGIMNSFVNDIFERIAGEASRLAHYNKRSTITSREIQTAVRLLLPGELAKHAVSEGTKAVTKYTSSK